The following are from one region of the Thermoproteus uzoniensis 768-20 genome:
- a CDS encoding FAD-dependent oxidoreductase yields the protein MRRRDFLKFLSALAAAAAGGFIAGWSLLKPRVEKADVVVVGGGVAGSVVAYLLRRNGVRAVVLDKGGVYIVGPAKEDVVLGMAQPGQYAVGPSGLAGGEVFAVDPANRLVYSTAGVYEYRYLVLAPGVHLAYNLVKISGRPNFINIYDTPNVLSNAGRLASAKGRVVISHPGLPYRCTSAPYELAFLLKWLRPEAQITVVSGVKYVPADFSDQLSALGGAIYKLLDERGIGFVGGREVVEVAEGHVVLDDGEALAYDWLVWTPPHVGPPWLIDAGLADESHKGYVEVDSRFRALGWDDVYAVGDATWHVVKTGWAAYYEAVHAAYYLLEDMGLPPSSPPPPYFYSEDEVRLSRDVAVRGAKMWRPFYGPVVWRADYGASPEWAVVKYDWMSRMKYLLSLIRK from the coding sequence ATGAGGCGGCGGGACTTCCTCAAGTTCCTGTCTGCGCTGGCCGCGGCCGCCGCGGGCGGGTTCATAGCCGGCTGGAGCCTCCTCAAGCCCCGCGTGGAGAAGGCGGACGTGGTGGTGGTCGGCGGCGGCGTGGCCGGCTCAGTCGTGGCGTACCTCCTACGCAGAAACGGCGTGAGGGCCGTCGTGCTCGACAAGGGCGGCGTCTATATCGTTGGGCCGGCCAAAGAGGACGTAGTGCTCGGCATGGCGCAGCCCGGCCAATACGCAGTAGGGCCGTCGGGCTTAGCTGGCGGAGAGGTCTTCGCCGTGGATCCCGCGAACAGGCTCGTCTACTCGACGGCGGGAGTGTACGAGTACCGCTACCTCGTGCTGGCCCCCGGGGTGCACCTAGCCTATAACCTGGTCAAGATATCGGGGAGGCCCAACTTCATCAACATATACGATACGCCCAACGTTCTGTCCAACGCCGGCCGTCTCGCCTCGGCGAAGGGCCGCGTCGTGATCTCGCATCCCGGCCTCCCCTATAGGTGCACTTCCGCCCCCTACGAGCTTGCGTTTCTGCTCAAATGGCTTAGGCCCGAGGCGCAGATCACCGTCGTGTCCGGCGTCAAGTACGTGCCCGCCGACTTCTCGGACCAGCTATCGGCGCTGGGCGGCGCGATCTACAAGTTGCTCGACGAGCGGGGCATAGGCTTTGTCGGAGGCCGAGAGGTCGTCGAGGTCGCGGAGGGCCACGTGGTGTTGGACGACGGCGAGGCGTTGGCCTACGACTGGCTCGTGTGGACGCCGCCGCACGTAGGTCCGCCGTGGCTTATAGACGCCGGCCTGGCCGACGAGTCGCACAAGGGCTATGTCGAGGTCGATTCGAGGTTCCGAGCCTTGGGCTGGGACGACGTGTACGCTGTCGGCGACGCGACGTGGCACGTGGTGAAGACCGGCTGGGCGGCCTACTACGAGGCCGTGCACGCCGCCTATTACCTCCTAGAGGACATGGGCCTACCGCCGTCCTCTCCGCCCCCACCCTACTTCTACAGCGAGGACGAGGTGCGGCTCTCGCGGGACGTGGCCGTGAGGGGCGCCAAGATGTGGCGGCCCTTCTACGGCCCCGTCGTCTGGCGCGCCGACTACGGGGCATCCCCCGAATGGGCTGTGGTCAAGTACGACTGGATGTCCCGCATGAAATATCTCTTGTCGCTGATAAGGAAATAG
- a CDS encoding NAD(P)/FAD-dependent oxidoreductase, whose translation MKSIVVVGGGVGGLFTANKLASKLSAELRRGEVSLTVVEPQEQQVYQPGFLYVPFKELGPDVMFRRVDRLVSPLIRLEREPAARIDMANKKVVLQSGRELKYDYLVAATGSVVKTEAFPGFGEVWHTLWTYEGAKRLREALRKFNGGTIAVSVTSTPYKCPVAPYEFLGLLNDYLMATGLRAKTKVVFTTVAPHLHAQPQVNKFLEEALSMWGFEYRVNFKINAVEPGKLSGPEEIKADLIIAVPPHGGAKVVVESGIVDQAGWIPVDKNTLQIQAQVATGAEYALGDATNLPVPKAGAVAHFQSEVVASRIAEEIQLGHSDTTYDGRVICFILTGFEEATQVSWNYENPAKRPPPPSRFFVRLKDMTNYSIWSVMRCGL comes from the coding sequence ATGAAGTCCATAGTGGTCGTCGGAGGCGGCGTCGGCGGCCTTTTCACAGCCAACAAACTGGCTTCCAAGCTCTCTGCCGAGTTAAGGAGGGGGGAGGTCTCGCTGACTGTGGTGGAGCCGCAGGAACAGCAGGTCTACCAGCCGGGCTTCCTCTACGTGCCGTTTAAGGAGCTCGGGCCCGACGTCATGTTCAGGAGGGTGGACAGACTGGTCTCCCCCTTGATCCGCTTGGAGAGGGAGCCGGCCGCGAGGATAGATATGGCGAACAAGAAGGTCGTCCTGCAGTCCGGCCGGGAGCTCAAGTACGACTACTTAGTGGCAGCCACGGGCTCCGTCGTCAAGACAGAGGCGTTCCCGGGCTTCGGCGAGGTCTGGCACACTCTCTGGACGTACGAGGGCGCCAAGAGGCTGAGGGAGGCCCTCAGGAAGTTCAACGGAGGCACCATAGCCGTGTCCGTCACGTCGACGCCCTATAAATGCCCGGTGGCCCCCTACGAGTTCCTCGGCCTCCTAAACGACTACCTCATGGCGACCGGTCTCAGGGCGAAGACGAAGGTCGTCTTCACGACAGTCGCGCCGCACCTGCACGCGCAACCGCAGGTCAACAAGTTCTTGGAGGAGGCGCTGAGTATGTGGGGGTTCGAGTACAGGGTCAACTTCAAGATAAACGCGGTGGAGCCGGGCAAGCTGTCGGGCCCGGAGGAGATAAAGGCCGACTTGATAATCGCCGTGCCGCCCCACGGCGGCGCCAAGGTGGTGGTTGAGTCGGGCATAGTCGACCAGGCGGGCTGGATACCCGTCGACAAGAACACCCTGCAGATACAGGCGCAGGTCGCCACCGGGGCCGAATACGCCTTGGGCGACGCCACCAACTTGCCGGTCCCCAAGGCGGGCGCTGTGGCCCACTTCCAGAGCGAGGTGGTCGCCTCCCGCATAGCGGAGGAGATCCAGCTGGGCCACTCAGACACGACCTACGACGGCCGCGTCATCTGCTTCATACTGACCGGGTTCGAGGAGGCGACCCAGGTCTCCTGGAACTACGAGAACCCGGCCAAACGCCCGCCGCCGCCCAGCCGCTTCTTCGTGCGGCTTAAGGACATGACGAACTACTCTATATGGTCGGTCATGAGGTGCGGGCTATGA
- a CDS encoding DUF1641 domain-containing protein, which yields MSEEKFEKLVALLQQDKALDALISIVERLDVVKELVDVLFEFKRSGVLDDLLNAAASLRFFTEGLLTRDFVEKLAKLQEVALVAGTNLATDSSKVDCLTYAIANADNIKPMGLWGLLSALQDPEVRRGLGYLVAVLKKLGSCRHLAEGTGR from the coding sequence ATGAGCGAGGAGAAGTTCGAGAAGCTCGTGGCCCTCCTGCAACAGGACAAGGCCTTGGACGCGTTGATATCGATCGTGGAGCGCCTAGACGTGGTGAAGGAGCTCGTAGACGTCTTGTTCGAGTTCAAGAGAAGCGGCGTCTTGGACGATCTGCTGAACGCGGCCGCCTCCCTCCGCTTCTTCACCGAGGGCCTCCTCACGAGAGACTTCGTCGAGAAGCTCGCGAAGCTCCAGGAAGTGGCTCTCGTGGCCGGGACCAACCTCGCTACTGACAGCTCCAAGGTAGACTGCCTCACCTACGCCATAGCAAACGCGGACAATATAAAGCCGATGGGCCTCTGGGGCTTGCTCTCGGCCCTCCAAGACCCCGAGGTGAGGCGCGGCCTCGGCTATCTCGTGGCCGTCTTGAAGAAGCTAGGATCCTGCAGACATCTGGCCGAAGGGACCGGCAGATGA
- a CDS encoding DUF1641 domain-containing protein: protein MTETVTIPKADYERLLAEVDALRKEVEELSSLLLPIKIVLEKLPNLMADIQVFKVAAPLISMLSIMDAADLNAMGAAMQGGVVCTSKALREIAENGAPKVGFWGLVKAMSDPEVQKAMGVMLTVLKAMGSCMEENLKQVSEK from the coding sequence ATGACCGAGACCGTGACCATACCCAAGGCCGACTACGAGCGGCTTCTGGCCGAGGTGGACGCGCTTAGGAAAGAGGTGGAGGAGCTCAGCTCGCTCCTGTTGCCGATAAAGATCGTGCTGGAGAAGTTGCCCAACTTGATGGCCGATATACAGGTGTTCAAGGTCGCCGCCCCGTTGATATCCATGCTGTCCATAATGGACGCGGCCGACTTGAACGCCATGGGCGCCGCCATGCAAGGCGGAGTCGTCTGCACGAGCAAGGCGCTTAGGGAGATAGCCGAGAACGGGGCGCCTAAGGTCGGCTTCTGGGGCCTCGTGAAGGCCATGAGCGACCCCGAGGTGCAGAAGGCCATGGGCGTGATGTTGACCGTGCTGAAGGCCATGGGCAGCTGCATGGAGGAGAACCTAAAACAGGTCAGCGAGAAGTAA
- a CDS encoding NAD(P)/FAD-dependent oxidoreductase, whose product MAKKLLILGGGTGGLIISKEVREVLGPGDVEITVVDMKDRTEFRPSYLYVAFGYRRPEQISVPLEYLKRRNVNFVKARVTKIDPANRKVSTTAGDFTYDDLVVALGAETVDTGFPHTWELEPSLKVAEALSQVRQGHVVIGVYSLPYRCPPAPIELAMLTHFYYLTRGLRDKVKITVVHPLKRPFENFGPVAAKWMTNFLQQLGIEYVGVGQSQAIKSLGKNELETATGEKIKFDVALVVPPHKAPDPVLNSDLAKNGWAAPRSPANGDFRSEKYDDVYVVGDVVAPNVPVGMAGTILHSYAPWVVSNIVADLAGISMGKPPFRIVGTCALDVGAYGMAAACDFTQFVKKQKPYPDCMFLPPSPVSRIFKEMFEKVYFNWLLGVVP is encoded by the coding sequence ATGGCCAAAAAACTGCTGATCCTAGGCGGCGGCACCGGCGGGTTGATAATATCGAAGGAGGTGCGCGAGGTGTTGGGGCCCGGCGACGTGGAGATAACCGTCGTCGATATGAAGGACAGGACCGAGTTCCGCCCGTCGTATCTCTACGTGGCCTTCGGCTACAGGAGGCCCGAACAGATCAGTGTGCCTCTGGAGTATCTAAAACGCCGCAATGTGAACTTCGTCAAGGCTAGGGTCACCAAGATAGATCCGGCCAACAGAAAGGTCTCCACTACCGCGGGCGACTTCACCTACGACGACCTCGTGGTGGCGCTCGGCGCCGAGACGGTGGACACCGGCTTCCCCCATACTTGGGAGCTGGAGCCTTCGCTGAAGGTCGCGGAGGCCTTGAGCCAAGTGAGGCAGGGCCACGTAGTCATCGGCGTCTACTCGTTGCCGTACAGGTGCCCGCCTGCGCCCATAGAGCTCGCCATGTTGACGCATTTCTACTACCTCACGAGGGGGCTTAGGGACAAGGTGAAGATAACGGTGGTCCACCCGCTGAAGCGCCCCTTCGAGAACTTCGGCCCCGTGGCGGCCAAATGGATGACCAACTTCCTGCAACAGCTGGGGATCGAGTACGTGGGCGTCGGGCAGAGCCAAGCCATCAAGAGCTTGGGCAAGAACGAGCTGGAGACCGCTACGGGGGAGAAGATAAAGTTCGACGTAGCGCTAGTGGTGCCTCCGCACAAGGCCCCCGACCCCGTGCTCAACAGCGACCTCGCCAAGAACGGCTGGGCGGCGCCGCGCTCACCGGCCAACGGCGATTTCAGGAGCGAGAAGTACGACGACGTCTACGTGGTAGGCGACGTGGTAGCCCCCAATGTGCCGGTGGGCATGGCCGGCACGATACTGCACAGCTACGCCCCGTGGGTCGTCAGCAACATAGTGGCCGACTTGGCCGGAATCTCCATGGGCAAGCCGCCGTTCAGGATAGTGGGCACGTGCGCTCTCGACGTTGGGGCATACGGCATGGCCGCCGCCTGCGACTTCACCCAGTTCGTCAAGAAGCAGAAGCCGTACCCAGACTGCATGTTCCTCCCGCCGTCGCCCGTGTCGAGGATATTCAAGGAGATGTTCGAGAAGGTGTACTTCAACTGGCTCCTCGGGGTGGTGCCATGA
- a CDS encoding GNAT family N-acetyltransferase, translating to MHPGVVVRDLKPEDFWQAIDLYYGYYKEVEEDPERLGREVGLTLEERPPSLADEFAWFSETLKALERGDAVFKVAEAGGRLVGTCEIRRNRRRGFGHLGVLGIAVAREWRGRGVGRALLEAALADACGRRLFDLVVLEVMAVNERAVKLYERLGFARYGYLPGGAKVRGRAFDVVYMYRECNRPHAARGI from the coding sequence ATGCATCCTGGCGTCGTCGTGAGGGATCTCAAGCCGGAGGACTTCTGGCAAGCGATCGACCTCTACTACGGCTACTACAAGGAGGTCGAGGAGGATCCCGAGAGGCTGGGGCGCGAGGTCGGGCTGACGCTCGAGGAGAGGCCGCCGTCGCTGGCCGACGAGTTCGCCTGGTTCTCGGAGACCCTCAAGGCTCTGGAGCGCGGCGACGCGGTCTTCAAGGTCGCGGAGGCTGGCGGGAGGCTGGTGGGGACTTGCGAGATCAGGAGGAACAGGAGGAGGGGCTTCGGCCATCTGGGAGTGCTCGGGATCGCCGTCGCGAGGGAGTGGAGGGGGAGAGGCGTGGGGCGGGCCCTCCTGGAGGCCGCCCTGGCCGACGCGTGCGGCAGACGCCTCTTCGACTTAGTCGTCTTGGAGGTCATGGCCGTGAACGAGAGGGCTGTCAAGCTCTACGAGCGGCTCGGCTTCGCGAGGTACGGCTATCTGCCGGGAGGCGCCAAGGTGAGGGGCCGCGCGTTCGACGTAGTGTACATGTATAGAGAGTGCAACCGGCCGCATGCCGCGCGCGGCATCTAG